TTACCCTCACCAAAACAgctccaggggaaaaaaaaaatataaccagcccaaaagcaaaacctgtacACACTCCATTGCTCATCTTTCTCCATCAATGCTGTAATTTCATTTACTCTCTGCTAACCAGAGCAACCACCGTGGGAGAAGCGATCTGCCTCTGCCTTCTTGATCCTACCAGAGCTGAAAGAAGCCTTGGCAAAAATCTCGCCGATCAAATTCtccattcttaaaaaaatctccacaaCCCCAGtcccttcccccttctttttccacGTCACATTAATTATTGTGAAACTCCCAAACGTGCAGCAATAGCTAAGGTAACTGCCTGCGTAGAGGGCAGCAACGAAGAGCGCTACGGATGCTGGTCTGGCGATGCatctgcagcaggagccccaCAGCGAGCCAGCCCGCCTCTTACTGACAAAAGGCTACTGCAGAGACTGTAGGCTGCAGCATCCAAACAGGTTTCAGTAGAGCAACACTACTTTGACACTACCTCATTTTCACCGATACTTTTAGAAAGGGCACACGAGGGCAATGCCATTCCAACCCGAGTTCAAtggcacatttttttccagagcaggaCACACTGTTGCAATGCATCTGAATTACACACCCCGGGGCCAAAACCTTCCAGCTCACCTCCTGCACTGGCAGTGAGATGTTTAAGCGCTGTGGCTGAAATTCTCTGGATAtgttaagcaaaaaaaaaaaaaaacccaaaaacaccaaaacatgCCAGTTTTCAGCAAATGTTACTCAGGTTTTGAATAAGATAGACGGCTTGGGAGATGCTATGGGCTTGTCACATATGGCTAGCGACGTCACGCTGCGCCCATGACGTCAGTGCGCTCCTGCCACGGGAGCTCTGCCCACGCAGCTTGACTCGGGATTTAGTTCTGGAGTTTTCCTACTCCTTCAGAAAAAGATAAGTGGGGCGTTATGGTGCCAAGTGTCATTCCACTTCTCAGCTCAAACATATGTACCAAACACCTCCTTTTTAGCAGTAGCTTGCCGACTAACTCATCAGTGTCTCTACTGTGCATCTACTACATGCAGGCAGATTTtcagagaaactggaaaaacagcTACCAAGGCTGGCTAATAATTTTTGTGATAATTAAACacaattcttcctttcttttttttaacagcagtgaGAGAAGAACAAAACCCTTCAAAACAACACAGCATAAAAGCCTAAGATCTCTGCCACTGTGGATATTTAGATTCACTGCTTGAGCCTAGGTTTTACCGGGTATTTCAACCCACCTCCTTCTTACACTCAGCTGGAAACACGCAGCATCAACCACATCCATTTGGGTCAGAACCTTCCCACACGGCCACGAAAATACAAGTGAAAATTATCACCCAGATTTGGTTTAACTCACATAATCCCTTTCTCAAGGGAAAATGAGCTTGTCTGCAACTGTCTGGGCAGGGAGACCCAGCGCCCTCCAACACAGGACTGACGGGCTGTGTCCCCAGCCAACGCTGCCCAATGCAAAAATCTCGAGGGTACAGCAAAGGGGCAGCATCTATCTGTGGGAGCGGGGCTCACACCTAAACCAGGGCAGGAGCACCAAGATCCAGGCCAGCAAGCACCAGTGCCCCGTTACCTGCCGAGACTCACCATGCCACACTCGCTGCACACAGCTGCCAAGCTGCGCCACGGCTGGGAGGGTGACATGGTGACATCAAGCTGGCCAGTGatgcccagcccagggctgcagccctcaCCTGCCACCACCTGCGGCGGCCACGTACTCAGCAGCCATCCTCTGAAACAAGAAACTGGCAGCCAGCACACCGCCCAGCTGAGGTTTTGCCCATACTGCAGAACGGAGCTGCCTATTATGCAACTGAAACGAGCGTAGGCCAACCCACAGCAAATCTAACCTAACAAATACAATCCCAAATTCCCCTAGCGAGTCCAGCAGTGCTAGCAGGGAAGATGGAGGAGGACAGGCTTCAGCGCAGGCCAGCGACACAAGCACAAACGCAGGAAACCCAGCAGGTTGCACATCCTGTTCCACAGCATCGCTACGGCTATTCTTAGCTGCGCTAGCTGGCGTGAGGGAAACACTCGGATGCCTACCAACACTGCGACTAGAGATGGAGCTTGGGTGACAGGAGGGGGGATTACAATTTGGCCTGAGCACCACTTTAATGTTTGTgttgtcacaaaaaaaaaaaaaaaaaaaaaaaaaaaaagatgacataaaatacatacatataaatgcTACCCAGTTTTGGTGGCAAGGGTTTCCTGCCAGGTTTAGGATGCTAACATGAATCCAGCTGAGAAGGTTCTGGCTGAAAGTGCTTGCCTGCCTGAAGTCAGACACAGCTTCGCTCCCATCCTGCCCTTCCCCTGTGGCATCAGCTCCTctgatggaaaagcagcaaggaggagTTGTTCTGGGAGCTCAACCTGATCCCTGAGGTGGTCAGGCAACCATCTGGGGTAGGAGGTCTACAAATGGCATGGGTAAAGGTAtgtgtaaaagcaaaaattagtTACATACCTGATGCTTCCCTTCCCATcctattaattaaaaaaacccacacttgCACATCTCATAAAGCTCATATTAAGTTTAAATCACATCTTTTCATGATGAGGTAGAAGTAGCTTTGGAAAATGGCAAAACTCAAGCTCATGTGCAATGCGTACAGCATGATCAAACACACCCTCCTGCATACAGAACTAGTAATATGGAATTGCTTTTCCCtcctgaagcaaaaaaaaaaaaaaaaaaagcaggtgctGAAGCTGCACCAGTGAAGGGCTCCACAATGAACTCATCATTGCAAGCTCATGAACAGCTCAAGGCAGGTATTAATAACGATCCTCAGTATTATTGCTGGCAGCTCTATCTTTTTCTGTAGTCAGTACTTTTCTCCCAACAAAACTTGATGaactgcagtgtttctgaaCCGAAACAAATGAAGCTGGAAAACTCCAAAGCATCTTCTGTTCTAAAGTAGCTGTCTTCCAAACACATTAAATAAACCAGTACAGACTTGTATTAGGAAGCTTACCTTAATGACCCGTATGTTAGATACTTAACCACAGCCAATTAACAGgacaggaagatttttttattcctttcaaaagctgtttttcttagaaaaaaaaaccacccgggaaataaatgcattttgcataATCAACTCTTCACACGATACTAGAACTGAGCAACCATTCTTTTAATCACACCTGGAATCCAGACAGTTGGAGGCCATCACTTATAACCCATTTATTAACCTCCTCTTCTACCTGTGCTCTTCCTACTTGTTTCTGAGAGCCTGGGAGATGGTGAAAGTGCATTTCTACTAGTCAAATTTCTTCTGAGGAAATGacctgaaaaagaaatcccaaCTAAACATATTTGACATTCAAGAGCTCCGTTTATTTTCTCAGGACTTTAATacttaatacaaaaaaaaaaaaaatctgtaaaaataatttctgttaaaaggcaaaaagaagtATCATCAATGAACACTAGCTATGCCAGTTATATTTTAACATTGCTCACAAACAGGATCcaggacatgaaaaaaaaagaagccaaactAATCCCATGTGCTTTTTTGGAGACATAtagatgaaaatatatttttcagtatcaTGGTTTTTCTCTTCAACTACTTAGATAACACAGTGAatgcaaaaatataaatgtgAGCCTGCTAAAACATGGCACTGTACCTCACAGGCAGCTAACCACACAAAACAAAGGTCATAAAGAATAATCAGACCTCCTGTTATCAGCAAAGCTACATTTGGTTTGGAAAATTGTCAAGACTGGCTTTAGCTCAGGCAAACAGAGCATTCGCCTCTTTCTGtccagcagagaaagaaaaacacaacaaagttACTACAGAACCGAACTTAAATGCATACCTAAAAAGGGCGTAACTGATGCTATGCTATGAAACTAAAATAGTCAGAGCatatttatatgcttttaaatatagTTAGCAGTATTTCCCATTCCCTCCACATGGGACTCAGAACATCTAGCTACAAAATTCACCCCCTCCGTGTCCCCCCCGGGTCTCTCCATAGCTGAAGAGATTAGAAAGTGCAGTCAAagcagggggcaggggaaggagaatgGCAAGAATCTTTATCCCTCCTCCCCAAACTCCACTAGGCAGTGTTTAATAAATTCAGAGAGCCCCATTTCAGAAGCGAACAACCATGTCAGTTTAGCTAGACTTGTTAGGAAGTCTTAGGACACTCTgagctttttgtctttcttttggAGAATGGGGAAAAGGAATAAATGCTGGAATTATAAAAAACCCAATagtatttctgcagcaaattCAGAAACACCATGGTATTCCTGATTTTAATAGACCCACAAAATCTAGGTACTTTCAGTCATTCTTCAAAAGCCAGGCTGTACTGGCAGAAGCTCTGGACTCACTCCCGCAAGTAATTCCTTGCATGCAAGTAACTACTCGTCAGCCCGATGAAACTATTcatgaatacagaaatgtacaGGATTGAGCCCTTGCCATGACTTTTGGGGAGTCACAAGTTTGGGCtagttttgtcttttccatAACTATGTGTATGTCCATACCAAATACCATGATGCAGCAATAACAGGTATCACCAAAAGCCTAGAGTGGATGTTGAAAGCAATCAGGCTAAAATCGTAAGGGGTTCCATAGAAGCAATTTAGTCTGTTAAAAAGTAAAGCTTCACAGCACTGTGGCTAGCCCACTGAGTGTCTGAATTGGTTCTGTGCTGCACCTCAGGTGCAGATATAATCTAAGAAGTGATTCTAAAATAGCATGTTTCTGGATAAGACGTGTACaaagtgtaaaatatttcacttggtGATGTTTGGTACATCTCTGACACATTTAATCAGAAGCCTAAACAATCTAGACACTGAAAtacaaacttatttttccttaaaatgagtgttccatattttttttttattttaaaaattcaggaaTGTGATACACAATACAAGTAGCTCCCCACCACTGCAGTGTTCACTTACATGAGATTCACTAGTTTCatgctttgtggaaaaaaaaaaaaagaaaaaaaaaaaaagaaaaaaaaaaaagagagactgCGCAGTGTTTTTGAATGCTCCCAGTATTCCAGAACTGTGATGTTCAGAACAAATCCAGTCTGTTTAACCACAGATTgatcaggttaaaaaaaaaaaaaaaatcaagttataTCACAAGTTAGCAGGCTACAGTCGGGTTTCGTACAGacagaacaaacacaaaagttgtgttcctgctgctgtACAGCCCCCACCTTGACCTGACTACATGCTTTCAGGGAATTTACCAACAAGGGCTAAAGAGACTAAAGGGCCCCGTTAACACCAGCTGCTGCCGCACATGCAACACAGTACATGACAGCAAGGCCAAGCAACTCCGCCTGCTGCccccatcatcatcatcatcatcacatCTGCACCCTGTcctgataataaaaataacagggaGGGAgagcttttttgtcttttaagctAGCCATTGCCTGCAATGGACACCGAAATAGAAAAATATGACTtctggcacacacacacacacacaaaaagaaaaaaaaaagattaaatagtTACAATGGAATTGGTGATTACAACTCCATCTATTCAGATGCATTTACTGAGACTGCTAACCAATGATGGCAACTGTCAAGACTCAATAGTTGCTCTCTTTTTATAAGAGCAACAGGAAAGAAGTAAGTCAGGCTTCTCAGTGCTACTatggtttgcttgtttgttgttttttttttttttaaaataaactaaaaagcaGTAGTTCTATTGTGCATTAGTGATATACAGCAGGACCTCAATAATTCATACTAATGACTGAGACCAATTTTAAACTAGTGAGCAAAATAATTAGTGGAAGTTTACCATAAAAAGCAAGGATACacatctaaaaaataaaaaaaaaggcactttgtTCATTTCAAAATTTACTTGGTTAATACTCTGTAGTATACTAGCAGTGGTAGCATGTTCTGCAAATGTAGTCTCATACGAGATCTCATTTAACAGTCAACTCTAGATTGTATATAGGTAACAGAAGAAAGAGTTAAAGAGTTAAGATAattcagacaaaacaaaaacatatataaatactATATTAACATATTTAAGTTAGTTTATGAGACTATACAACAagcataaacacagaaaaaggtgAGCAATGCCGATGGCTGTGAAGCACCAACATTCCCAAGCTAGCACAAAGCTGAACCAACCCATCCACACACTGCAGCATCCTGTGGATGCATCTGAGcagccaaaaagcaaaataactgcATGGTGCTGCGCTGCACTCAAGCTAACAAACCCCCTAAAGGGGGCCCGTGCAAAACTGGACTGAGCTCCTCTACTTTTCCAATGCTTTGGTGCGCAGCATTTGGCCAATGCATTGGCATGCGATACAGAGCTAGTCTGGCCCTGTAGACTgcacagttaaaataaaacactggtAATCAACCCATGGATAATCGAGAGTTGACTGCAATGCTCTGCTGAGAAGTCGGGTAGGGTAAGACCACTGCTGTGACCTGGGTCAATCCAGGTCCGACGAGCAGCAGACTATTTTGAACTACTTAGGAGCAATTATCATACGAGACATATTAGAAATGCAAACTAGCGAGGTGTTCCGTATCCGGAAGCAAAGCTACATTCCCTTCActaaaacattctttttaaaaaattctacatttaaatactgttaaaaacctgaaaaccacagcatcaAAGAATTTCATAAGGCCAAAACTATCCTCAGTTCCCTCTGTTGTGCCTAGGTATTGCAATACATTTGTAGAAGTAGTAAATACCATGTAATTTAGTATCTTATACTCCTTCCAGTGCCTTCCAGTAACAGATCTCAGAGCTCTTCACACAACAGTTAAGCCTCACAACACCCCTGTGAGGTAGGTATTATCCCCATGTTAagacagggaaactgaggcagagtgTTTACCATGTCCAAAGTCAGAGCAAACAATGGAAGATCTGCatcattttccagttttgaGCATAGGAGCAGTCAACTAAATCACAAGACATTATTTCCCATACATAACTTCAGGATAGATTGAAAGGTCCAGGGTTTTAGATTAGATTTCTTGTATACTTTATCTTCAGCTCTCATCTAGTCTCTGCAAAATTTACAGACTCCGTAGACCAGTTTCTCCTTTGTTAAGGTGTAAGTTGGCAGCATACTGTAACAGCTTCTTTAGAGCCAGTTGTCAATTAATTGGGTTAACATTTTAAACCTCAGATTCAGATACTTAATAAGTGGAATTATGTGATACATAAGCACCTCAAAGGGTGAAACACAGCAAATGAAATCCTACTCCCTGCCCCGCTTCCTTAAGTCAGTGGAAGGCTCCTGAGGACATGGTGGGGACCAGGACTGCAGTCACTGGAAGTGCTTACAGACACACTCAACTACAAGCAAAATGCACCACTGAATTACTTGCTGTGGAGGCTAGTGTCTATGCTTAGAAGCATGAATTATACTGTTGGTGCTTGGCAGACTTTCCCCGACAGAGCACTTATTGACATAACTAATTCTTTTATCTTAGTAAACTGAGCATCAGTTAAAAATGAAGCTCTAGCTCTTCATTCATAGCACTGTGAGTCAAGGATTCCTTAAACTTCGAAGACTTATGACCAGACACAActtagaaataaggaaaaacaccagaaaatcCATAAAATATGAAAGTATGCGTTACTTTATCGGTCAGTCTCATGGCTCGATCACAGAGCAGTATACAGTAGCTTGAACTTCCattctgataaaagaaaaaaatctttcacatcTGGTATTTTCACAAGCAGTTGATTTTAATAACCTTGCTACCTTACCAGAAAAAGTGGGGACAGTTTCTAACAATCACATGGTgctctcttttaaaatatactatAGAATAAATTCATTAGAAAAGCCTTcacatttattattatataggtttaagaaaaaatatgtgaaacTGCAAAGTGGTTTCCAGTTTTAAGTAGttatatctttaaaaatgttctatGAACTTTGGTTTCCTTAGGGCTTCTAAATaaacaatatattaaaatatctacaaatcaaataataaaggaaagagTAGGTCCAAGAAATCTGTAACACGAATTGAGTTCCTACATGCTTATCCCTCAAATAccttttcactggaaaaaaatattttaatgtgaagCACAGCAAAAAGTGTCTCTGCTGAAATGTTGAAACTGGATTTCTGAAGTTGTTACAGCATTGGTGCACTTTCTGTCTGTCTCAGTACAAAGTCAACACAAACACATTGTATCATGACGGTGACAttatgttctttaaaacaagCATTCTAGATTTAGCAATATGACAAGAACAAGGACTTTAGCAATTACACTACTTGGCAAAATTGCATCTCAAACGTCTGTCTCTTCCTCTTGCAATACAGCTGTTGTCAAAGTCACAAAAACTCAGGTAGCACCATTCAGGGAGTTACAAGGATGACTCAAACTGCTCGTTTTGATCAGTGTTTGCCTCTAGCTTAACTGAAGGAATGCTCTCCGACTTAGTCCTCCTAGTTTTTGGAAATTCAATGACAACTTCTGAACAAGAAATACTAAGTGACgaagatttttctgtcttctttgcaGTACTATCTTCTCCTGTTCCGCAACACTGCTTCAGAGCGCACTGAGTCCTGCAAGGAAACTCACATTTCCCTCTCCCTGATTCAGAGCCGACACTGGCAAACTCAGGCTGAATGGTAGTTGCATGAATCCCTTCGTCATGAAAGATCTCTTTTATGCGCTTTGCCACCATCATGTATGTGGAAGGGTCAGGACACTTGATGTGAGCAGTGCCAATGATCCTACTGCCTGCTAGCTGCCAAATGTGTAATTCATGAACTGCTTCAACTCCTTCAAGGGTACGTAATTTTGAGTTCAAAGAATGAACATCTATTTGTTTGGGAACAGTTTGTAGAAGTATAAGGGCTGACTCTCTAAGTAACGGATAAGTTGTGTAAAGGAGTATACAAACCATCATCAAACAAAGGATGGGATCTAAATATAGCAACCAGCATGGACCAGCCACCGTAATGTGCTCTTGCTCAGACTTGTTTGCTCTGCCAAGTATTTGGGATAAAGTAGCATTTTCCATGCAATGATTATTGACACATGGATTAAAGCAGGGCCCATCTTTGGGGCATGGATTCCACAACCCGTAAAAGAGCAAGGCATTCACTACCACAATTACTGAACCTAAGGCATCTccaaaaacatgcagaaaaactCCACGCATGTTAAGCTGTGCACTAGAGTCTTCTTCAACCTCCTCTACATCCAGAGGATAATGACCAGCATTCCCGTTCACTTGTAGGTCAGTCATGTCGTCTTTCATATCACCTGACAAGGAAACAGTAGAACAATTAGGTATATGCTATACTACTACACATTAATTCCATATAAAATAATAACCAATATTAAACTTGCCACATTGAccatgaaactgaaaagcaagcaaCTCTACCCGTGACACTtagcaatgtttttttctggctgagaGATATTCAGCTCTCCCAGTAAGTGATGTAAATTGTCTAGAAGGCAATTGTTTCTACATGGAGCTTAAAGATATAGAGTGGCCAAGTACGAAGatgactgcattttaatttattccactgaaaaactgctttcacattttctaGCTTTTTAACCATTTGACTACTCACtgttcatttctgaaacaaaatgcagaattacagagcatatataaaaaaaagctggttAGGTAGCTAAGTAACTTACATTTGTTGCCTCTTTCAAAAAGCCAGAAGGCTAATCACATTGCTAAAATCTCCCTTAAACCACAGGACTGCATTGCTacattatattaaaatttatgAGCCCAGAAGCTCAAAAGCTGTATAGATACTGCTTTATAGTAACTTCTTTTCAGGTTTAGTAGTTCATTTCCAAAAGACTTCTGAGttcaaggaaaaggaagtttttctGAGATGGTGCACGGAGCCAGCAGAACTGTAAGATACAGGAAGCTGAGCCTTTGAGTCTAAAATGCAGAATTTACCAGCCATATTGCCTACAGGACAGTGCAAGTTATCACTGAAACTATTAAAGGCTATGAACTAGTGTTATTTATActtcagaataataaaaaaaacaaacactaaagatacattttttatgTGACAGAGCTGTTGAGTGACATATAGCTGTTAATGCCCAAAGCCACGTGTCACGGACTGTGCAATGCACAAACGAACATTTTAGTGCCCTCCTTTGTCAAAACTGTCTGTGTTATTACCACTCACCCCATCACACCTAACTAgctacacagaaataaatgcatgtatCGTTACAAAGAccaatgttttctgaaagaaaaacatcttccaATGTTCAAAATTGCCAGTATTTTACATGACGAACTTCATACTTCTCTTCAGAAGTTCTTTGGACAGAAAACTCCCAGTGTTAAAGAAATCTAACAGCCACTGGCCCAACAAACAAGGAGCTCTTACTGCTTCCTTGGTTATTCAGTTCAAAGCTTTGTAAACATTAACATGTAAGACCTGCAGCTTCTGCTACTCTGCTCTCAAGACTGTGATTCTGTGGTCATAAAGTATCCACAAGTTCTTTCCTCTCTGAAGGCGGGGTGGGctcctgcaaaagcagctgagcGGGTGAGTTCCAAGCCCCAGGCTCATTATCTCATGCATCACACTTCTAAAGCTCCAGCTACATTTTCCACACAACCTCTCGGAGTTATGGAATATGGGACCTGtaacttttcaaagaaattgaTGAATTAGAGGGAAATATCTCAGGTTACAGAGTTCAGACCTCAGGTCCATGAcgaaagcaaaggaagaagaacGCTCTGCTGCATACCAAGTGCTTGGAGCAAAGGAGATTGGAAGTTAGTAGACCTATCTGTAAGGGCGGATAACAGGAAACACAATTCCAGAAAgctcttcagattttttaaatggcaaatgGTAAAAACGTGTCCCTTTGAAATATATTCATTTAAATCTAACTATAAACTGATTACATGCACAATGATATCTGTGTAGGACTAGTCCCTAAGGCTATTACTAACTTTCCACCTCCACCTTAGGAAATCAGGGTCTACCCCTCTTTGTAATTTCCAGTGAAGGCATAGTACCACTCTTGGTCATATCCCTAGTCTTCACCTACACATCTTACAGCTTCTCACACATCTCCAGGCACCTTCACCCGTAACATTTCCATGGGTAAACTATTAGTAACTCCATCCACTACATAACCATGACAGAGCACAGAAGGAAATACAAACTTATTTCAAAGTTTCACTGTGACCAAAATTATGCCCTATTACCAGCTAAACACCCACAACAAATTATTTGTTACTGCCAGAAGGACATCCATGAGAAATTCCAGGCAAGTTAGTTCAGAACAGTACAAATTTTAACCCATGCTACAAGTCAATCTTTTAGTCTAGAACTAGTCCCAAACTTGGCTAAAAAGCACAACTCTTCCCCATGTCTCACCATGCAAGAACAATTCACAATGCAAGATATCTATCAGATCAAAAGTTAAGGGAATTTTATATTGTTCCAAACTAATTATTAGGATACGCTTGTTGGAACTAAACCAACATTAAGAGCTTATTATGTGGTCAAGAAAATGCTGTACTATATTCAGAACCTTCCTATCCTCTTGCAAAACCTGTCTTTTCAAAACCAACATGGAGTCAAAACACtaaagaagagagaaactgCAAAGTTTCTCAAATGTTTCTTGGAACCTCTGACCACAGAAAAACTGCAACTGTAAGAAAAGTCCACTCAGCTCAATTAATGCACAATTTAAGCTAAAACAGTGGTCTCCTGATGTTGCCCTGAAAATGAAGGGAAGACATAGGCTGTGAAGACTGGAACCCCTTCCCCCTAGTAACAGGGATGCCATACAATTAGAGAAGTGGCAATTAACGCACCTTTCACTCTGCTAACACTCAGTACTTGACTTCAACCAAGTGACTTCAAAATAAACTACTGAGGCTTCTGGATccattgaaaaaataaaccGAAGAAACTCCCTCCCACAAAACAGACAGTTTGATCACAATT
Above is a genomic segment from Falco naumanni isolate bFalNau1 chromosome 12, bFalNau1.pat, whole genome shotgun sequence containing:
- the SLC30A1 gene encoding zinc transporter 1, translating into MCGGMAAKGPGGPRWWQNRRARLLCMLALTFLFFVVEVVVSRVTSSLAMLSDSFHMLSDVMALVVALVAVRFAQRTRATKKNTFGWVRAEVMGALVNAVFLTALCFTILLEAIERFTEPHEIQQPLVVIGVGVAGLVINLLGLCLFNHHGVGGHGHSHGHGHSHGGRQHPRGGSKPEQPPGDGEAALHREETSTLVENCSSSNGVSQEKLGDMKDDMTDLQVNGNAGHYPLDVEEVEEDSSAQLNMRGVFLHVFGDALGSVIVVVNALLFYGLWNPCPKDGPCFNPCVNNHCMENATLSQILGRANKSEQEHITVAGPCWLLYLDPILCLMMVCILLYTTYPLLRESALILLQTVPKQIDVHSLNSKLRTLEGVEAVHELHIWQLAGSRIIGTAHIKCPDPSTYMMVAKRIKEIFHDEGIHATTIQPEFASVGSESGRGKCEFPCRTQCALKQCCGTGEDSTAKKTEKSSSLSISCSEVVIEFPKTRRTKSESIPSVKLEANTDQNEQFESSL